Part of the Ruegeria sp. THAF33 genome, GGGCGACAAGGATCGCAATGACGACAGTAAAGGTGATCAAGATTGCCCGCACCAAGGGGATGACACTCAAACCGCGCGACGACGGCGCATGCTCAGGGTCGGTGGTTTCCTGCCGGGCATTGCTGGTCAACAGGTAGTGGCGCAGCGCAGCGAGCATGGCGAGCGACAACAAGCTGCCGCTCAGCAGGAACAAAAGAACGCGAGTTGTCGAGGTGATCTGCTTTGTTTCACCGTGAAGCAGGATGCCGCCAAACACGACCTCTGCCACGACGAGGACGATCGAGCCAAGCCCAATCAGCCACCAGTACAAGGTGCTTGGTTTTGCCAATTCAGTATCCCCCTCTCTTCAAAAATGCAGCAAGCGCTGCGTCGCTAGTACGTCATTGCACGCCGGTAAGTGCGCTGCCTTTCGCGGGCTAAATACGTCATGCCCCTGGCTTTCTGGAGAAATAGAAAATCTGCCTCGCCGTCTGAGGTGTGTTCTGCTTTTATTGGCAGAGCGACTGTGGCGGCCAGCAGCGGTGCCTCACCAATACAAAGCTGGCGCCGGGTTGTGATGGTCTCATGTTTTTTCGGGTGATCCTGCATAACATCCTCCACGGAATTCATCATTGACAGGACCCCGTCGGAAACAGAGCCCTGTTAAGGAGTTAGTCGCTCGCGCGATGCATTGCGTCTTCCAACCGTTTCTTATCGGCGTCCGAGAGTTCCGGCCGTTCGATTTTCAACGTCAGTTTGTCCAGCTTTGCAGTCAGGTTGAAGGGCGGTTTGTAGTCGTTGTCGTAGACACCTGTTAGCGTATCCTGCCCGATGTCGAACGACTCATCCCATTGCAGAATGACCGGGATCGTGTTCTTCATCTTCTTGGTCGCAACAACCTTGCCATTCACGCTCAGGGTGCCGGTGCCGCTCTGTCCGATGCCACTGGCGTCGCCATAGGCCAGCGTTCCGTCACCCAATCCGTCATATTTGAAATCGAACTCGACGGTATGTTTTCCTGGTGTCAAAGCGTCGTCACCCTGCCACTGGATGCGCTCAAGATTGAGCATGTTCCAAGTGAAAGTCGGCTTGCCGTCTTTGAGGTAGAACCCGTAGCCCGCGAACCTGCCGCCAGACGTCACGATCATACCCTCCGCGCCGCCTTCAGGCACCTCGATCTCGGCCGTGAACGTATAGGACGAATTCAAGATACTGGGAGAGTCGCCCTGAGGCACACCGATCATGGGTTGTGTATAGACAAACTCGGTCCGACCTGCCGTGATGCTCGGACGTGGCTTGGCAAGACGCGTTGTTACGGATGCATCCAGCGGGAAGACCTGATACTTTTTGGCTTCTTCAATGAAGATCGCTTTCAGTTCTGTGACCTTCTCAGGATGATCTTTGGCCACGTTCTTTTGCTGGTTTATATCCGTTCTGAGATCATAAAGCTCGAACTCCTGATTGTTCAGCGGGTCGGGGTTCGGTGTCTTGGGGGTTTCCCATGGCATCCGATTGACCTTGGTGCTCAGGAACCAGCCCTCGTGATAAAGTGCCCATTGGCCCATCATCTCGAAATACTGTGTCCGGTGACGGCTGGGGGCATCTGAGTTCGCCTTGTCGAAGGTATAGGCAAAGCTGGTGCCTTCGATCGGGGACTGAACGATGCCATCCACCTCTTCAGGTTCGGTAATACCTGCAACCTCAAGGATGGTCGGCACCACGTCGATCACATGCATGAACTGGTCGCGCTTGCCGCCCTTGTCGGCGATCCCGTTGGGCCATGTCACGACCATGTTCTGGCGCACGCCGCCAAGCCGGTTGGCATTCTGCTTGAAGTAGTCAAACGGCGTATCAAAGGCCCATGACCAGCCTGCCGACATGTGGTTGTAGGTCTCTTCGGTACCCCACTCATCATACCATTGCAGTTGGGTTTTGGCAGGCATTGCGGAGATACCGTTGAACCAGGCAACCTCATTCGGCGTGCCCATTGGACCGCCTTCGGCGGATGTTCCGTTGTCACCGTTGATGTACATTACCAGCGTGTCGTCCAACCGCCCCAGATCACCAATCGCGTCAATAACGCGGCCGATTTCGTGGTCGGTATAGGCGGCATAGGCTGCAAAGACCTCAACCTGTCTGACAAAAAGCTTCTTTTCATCGTCAGTCAGTTGATCCCACGGTTTGATTTTGTCCGCAGGCCATGGCGTGAGGGTTGCGTCCTGTGGCACAAGGCCGAGTTTCTTCTGGTTTTCAAAGATCGTCTGACGCAGCGCCTCATAGCCGTCGTCAAAGAGGTTCATCGCCTCGATCTTTTCGACCCACTCCTTTGTTGGGTGATGCGGTGCGTGGGTCGCACCAGGAGCGTATTTTACAAAGAAAGGTTTCTCAGGGTCGATCTGATGCAGCCGCGTAATATGCTGGATCGCATCTTCGGCCATACCTGTGATCATGTTCCACTCCGGATTGCCGTCGTAGGGGTAAATCTGGGTCGTGTTGCGAAACAGGTTTGGTTGCCATTGGTTCGCGTCGCCTCCGACAAACCCGTAGAAGTATTCAAAGCCCAGGCCCGTCGGCCATTTATCGAAAGGGCCCGACTGACTGGCGGCAAAGGCGGGTGTGTTATGGTTCTTGCCGAACCACGATGTTGCGTATCCGTTCTCCGACAGAATTTTGCCGATCGTCGCCTTGTTTTCGGGGATGATGCTGTTGTAGCCCGGATAGCCAGTAGACTGTTCCGAAATCACGCCAAAACCTACCGAATGGTGGTTGCGGCCCGTGATCAGAGCCGCGCGCGTAGGCGAGCAAAGCGCAGTAGAGTGGATGTTGGTAAAACTCAGACCTTCGGCAGCCAGTTCATCCATTGTATCTGTGGGGATGACACCGCCAAAAGTACTCGGAATGCCAAACCCTGCGTCATCAAGGATAATCAGCAGAATGTTCGGCGCGCGCTCTGGCGGCACCACTTTGGGCGGCCAATATTCGGTAGATTTGAGCGCCTGTGGCTCAATCTTGCCACCGAAACTCGCAGGTGGCGGCGGCAATTGCCTGCCATCAATTGTTGTCGTGGCACCTGGTGACCCAGGCGGCGCCTCGGTCTGTGCATGGGCACTCAGACTCATACAAGACATAGAAGCTATAGCTGCAACAAGTGCTAGATTTCGATGTGTCATAGCTCTGTTTCTTCCCTAAAAGTTGCTTCGCACCCTGAATATGGGAAAAGCCTTGGAGCAGGTCTCGTCCCCATTGGATTTTGCCGATCTTGGGTGGTTAACCAGCATCTGGAGGCTGAGTGATCTTTTATTGATTTGGATCAAAGCGCTGGTCTAGATTTGACTTCAGCGGCCAAAACCCAACGAAAGGCTGGAGTTACATATTATGCCATCATCCATTCCGCTCATTCGCGCCGCATCCATACACCCGATGCGGCGATGGGCGCATGACAATCATATTGACGTTGACGGTTTGCTGGCAAAGGCGGGGCTGGAGTGGGTTCCAGATAATGACCCTAACCTGCCAATTCCGCTGCGCGGCGTCGTTCAGTTGTTGGTAGCGCTTTCGAGGCAGCAAGGTGCCGACACCCCGCGGCAGATCGTCGACGGGCGCGGCGGTTTCGAGATCGGGTTGATTGGTGCAGC contains:
- a CDS encoding arylsulfatase, which translates into the protein MSCMSLSAHAQTEAPPGSPGATTTIDGRQLPPPPASFGGKIEPQALKSTEYWPPKVVPPERAPNILLIILDDAGFGIPSTFGGVIPTDTMDELAAEGLSFTNIHSTALCSPTRAALITGRNHHSVGFGVISEQSTGYPGYNSIIPENKATIGKILSENGYATSWFGKNHNTPAFAASQSGPFDKWPTGLGFEYFYGFVGGDANQWQPNLFRNTTQIYPYDGNPEWNMITGMAEDAIQHITRLHQIDPEKPFFVKYAPGATHAPHHPTKEWVEKIEAMNLFDDGYEALRQTIFENQKKLGLVPQDATLTPWPADKIKPWDQLTDDEKKLFVRQVEVFAAYAAYTDHEIGRVIDAIGDLGRLDDTLVMYINGDNGTSAEGGPMGTPNEVAWFNGISAMPAKTQLQWYDEWGTEETYNHMSAGWSWAFDTPFDYFKQNANRLGGVRQNMVVTWPNGIADKGGKRDQFMHVIDVVPTILEVAGITEPEEVDGIVQSPIEGTSFAYTFDKANSDAPSRHRTQYFEMMGQWALYHEGWFLSTKVNRMPWETPKTPNPDPLNNQEFELYDLRTDINQQKNVAKDHPEKVTELKAIFIEEAKKYQVFPLDASVTTRLAKPRPSITAGRTEFVYTQPMIGVPQGDSPSILNSSYTFTAEIEVPEGGAEGMIVTSGGRFAGYGFYLKDGKPTFTWNMLNLERIQWQGDDALTPGKHTVEFDFKYDGLGDGTLAYGDASGIGQSGTGTLSVNGKVVATKKMKNTIPVILQWDESFDIGQDTLTGVYDNDYKPPFNLTAKLDKLTLKIERPELSDADKKRLEDAMHRASD